The following proteins are co-located in the Schistocerca nitens isolate TAMUIC-IGC-003100 chromosome 2, iqSchNite1.1, whole genome shotgun sequence genome:
- the LOC126234904 gene encoding neuroligin-2-like translates to MRAGSRSSLLQLLALLLWQLSGPAGGVPAPGGVVGGGGVGVGVGGGPLPVLGVGQAPVMSTRIVQTRYGKLQGLVLPMEHARHLRPVEVFLGIPYATPPVRSNRFSPTRTPSPWEGVRIADTLGPVCPQKLPDISNETAALERMPKGRLEYLKRLLPHLKNQSEDCLYLNIYAPVQGKGPSTAING, encoded by the coding sequence ATGCGGGCTGGGTCGCGGTCGAGCCTGTTGCAGCTGCTGGCGCTGCTGCTGTGGCAGCTGTCGGGCCCTGCCGGGGGCGTCCCGGCCCCCGGGGGCGTCGTCGggggcggcggcgtcggcgtcggtgtCGGGGGCGGGCCCCTGCCCGTCCTGGGCGTGGGCCAGGCGCCCGTCATGTCGACGCGCATCGTGCAGACGCGCTACGGCAAACTGCAGGGCCTCGTGCTGCCCATGGAACACGCGCGCCACCTGCGACCCGTGGAGGTGTTCCTGGGAATACCGTACGCGACGCCGCCCGTACGCTCCAACCGCTTCAGCCCGACGCGCACGCCGTCCCCGTGGGAAGGTGTGCGCATCGCCGACACGCTGGGCCCCGTCTGCCCGCAGAAGCTGCCCGACATAAGCAACGAGACGGCGGCCCTCGAGAGGATGCCCAAGGGCCGCCTGGAGTACCTCAAGAGGCTGCTGCCACACCTCAAGAACCAGAGCGAAGACTGCCTCTACCTCAACATCTATGCTCCAGTACAAGGTAAGGGGCCATCGACTGCAATTAATGGTTAA